One window of the Trifolium pratense cultivar HEN17-A07 linkage group LG2, ARS_RC_1.1, whole genome shotgun sequence genome contains the following:
- the LOC123904935 gene encoding probable starch synthase 4, chloroplastic/amyloplastic isoform X1, with product MPILGFSSHFLFHLPKPISLPPLTCYRNKGDVNSFHEQRLEDNKNDDMSKSLSHDDKNVKHDNIWQLFKEAQQNILYLNNQRLSAIEELNKTKKEKQSLLDKIKKLEAEKDETADNLSICSELLLRIDSMVLGSVINPAEASNFRSLVLSHKLSVADIFNVISHKRDSDLLRELRHFSDQSKKNGFHVIHICTEMTPLVSRGSVASYVTGISRALQRKGHLAEVILPKYTCLNLDEVQGLREVNVEAYSYFNGQLHGNKIWTGVVYGIGITLIEPLDYSSFFSREMIYGYPDDFERFSYFCRASLDYIVKCGKQPDILHLHNWETAIVGPLFWDIFVNKGLGGTRILLTCHDFNSQGIEKPNKLALCGLDPSSLHRPDRLQDNTNTQFINILKGGVVYSNRVVIMSSIHPKHSIVRNLSHELKPTLNDHEDKLTLAPYGFEKTTWDPSTDYFLPENFNAENINGKAVCKVALLQRLGLSGHSSIILVGCNFPEGADIDEKKMKDIVLNTKQHVQFIFMETSERPTLNQALESLQKELKDDDNIKFVRAYDEALLHLLFAGSDIILCQSFLDPTDETPLKALRYGAAPIAIGPEAHTNRVISFDRNFIHHDQEATKYSKLINNTFGNMSLDLAIDEIRSNPSKWKRRIMDAMAHDLSWDGECYEVHVAAYSAIKNM from the exons GAATAAAGGAGATGTCAATAGTTTCCATGAACAGAG GTTAGAGGATAATAAAAATGATGACATGTCAAAG tcattATCTCATGATGACAAGAATGTGAAACATGATAATATTTGGCAATTGTTCAAAGAAGCTCAGCAGA ACATACTATACTTAAACAATCAACGCCTTAGTGCCATCGAGGAActcaacaaaacaaagaaagaaaaacagtCCCTACTCGATAAGATAAAGAAATTGGAAGCAGAAAAAGATGAGACTGCTG ATAATCTATCAATTTGTTCCGAATTGCTGCTTCGAATAGACTCGATGGTCCTTGGCAGCGTGATTAACCCTGCAGAGGCATCTAACTTTAGAAGTTTGGTGTTAAGCCACAAACTGAGTGTGGCTGATATCTTTAATGTCATCTCACATAAAAGAGATTCTGATCTTCTCCGAGAACTTCGTCACTTTTCAGATCAAAGCAAAAA GAATGGTTTTCATGTTATTCACATTTGCACAGAAATGACACCATTGGTCTCTAGAGGATCTGTAGCATCATATGTAACCGGCATATCTCGCGCACTTCAAAGAAAAGGCCACCTTGCGGAGGTTATATTGCCCAA GTATACATGTTTAAACCTAGATGAAGTGCAAGGGTTGCGTGAAGTTAATGTGGAGGCTTACTCGTATTTTAACGGTCAATTACATGGAAACAAAATTTGGACCGG TGTTGTTTATGGCATTGGAATCACTTTGATCGAGCCATTGGACTATTCATCCTTTTTCAGCCGTGAGATGATATATGGTTACCCGGATGATTTTGAAAG GTTCTCTTACTTTTGTCGCGCCTCACTGGATTATATAGTAAAATGTGGGAAGCAGCCTGACATACTGCATTTACATAACTGGGAAACTGCCATTGTTGGGCCCCTTTTCTGGGATATATTTGTTAACAAG GGACTTGGAGGAACCAGAATATTACTGACATGCCATGACTTCAATTCACAG GGTATTGAGAAACCAAATAAATTGGCCTTATGTGGACTTGATCCTTCGAGTCTTCATCGCCCTGACCGTCTCCAAGACAACACTAACACACAATTTATCAATATTTTAAAG GGTGGAGTTGTCTATTCAAACAGGGTTGTCATAATGTCATCTATCCATCCAAAGCACTCAATTGTTCGTAATTTGAGTCATGAACTGAAACCTACTTTAAATGATCATGA GGACAAGTTGACCTTAGCTCCTTATGGATTTGAGAAAACAACATGGGATCCTTCGACGGACTATTTTCTTCCAGAAAATTTTAATGCTGAAAATATAAATGGAAAAGCTGTTTGCAAAGTTGCATTGCTGCAGCGGCTAGGGTTATCTGGACATTCTTCTATTATTCTT GTTGGATGCAATTTTCCAGAAGGAGCTGATATTGATGAGAAAAAGATGAAGGATATCGTTTTGAATACTAAGCAGCATGTCCAG TTTATATTTATGGAGACCAGTGAAAGACCAACCTTGAATCAGGCACTAGAATCACTTCAGAAGGAACTCAAG GATGAtgataatattaaatttgtgcGTGCATATGATGAAGCTCTATTGCATCTATTATTCGCAGGATCTGACATTATACTGTGTCAATCATTTCTTGATCCTACAGATGAAACCCCT CTCAAAGCTTTAAGGTATGGAGCAGCTCCAATAGCAATTGGCCCCGAGGCTCACACAAACAG GGTGATATCTTTTGATAGGAACTTCATACACCATGACCAAGAGGCCACTAAGTACTCAAAGTTAATCAACAATACCTTTGGAAACATGTCACTTGACCTTGCCATTGATGAAATT AGGAGTAATCCATCAAAGTGGAAGAGAAGAATAATGGACGCAATGGCACATGATTTATCATGGGATGGTGAATGCTATGAAGTTCATGTGGCAGCTTACTCAGCTATAAAGAATATGTGA
- the LOC123904935 gene encoding probable starch synthase 4, chloroplastic/amyloplastic isoform X2, whose translation MSKSLSHDDKNVKHDNIWQLFKEAQQNILYLNNQRLSAIEELNKTKKEKQSLLDKIKKLEAEKDETADNLSICSELLLRIDSMVLGSVINPAEASNFRSLVLSHKLSVADIFNVISHKRDSDLLRELRHFSDQSKKNGFHVIHICTEMTPLVSRGSVASYVTGISRALQRKGHLAEVILPKYTCLNLDEVQGLREVNVEAYSYFNGQLHGNKIWTGVVYGIGITLIEPLDYSSFFSREMIYGYPDDFERFSYFCRASLDYIVKCGKQPDILHLHNWETAIVGPLFWDIFVNKGLGGTRILLTCHDFNSQGIEKPNKLALCGLDPSSLHRPDRLQDNTNTQFINILKGGVVYSNRVVIMSSIHPKHSIVRNLSHELKPTLNDHEDKLTLAPYGFEKTTWDPSTDYFLPENFNAENINGKAVCKVALLQRLGLSGHSSIILVGCNFPEGADIDEKKMKDIVLNTKQHVQFIFMETSERPTLNQALESLQKELKDDDNIKFVRAYDEALLHLLFAGSDIILCQSFLDPTDETPLKALRYGAAPIAIGPEAHTNRVISFDRNFIHHDQEATKYSKLINNTFGNMSLDLAIDEIRSNPSKWKRRIMDAMAHDLSWDGECYEVHVAAYSAIKNM comes from the exons ATGTCAAAG tcattATCTCATGATGACAAGAATGTGAAACATGATAATATTTGGCAATTGTTCAAAGAAGCTCAGCAGA ACATACTATACTTAAACAATCAACGCCTTAGTGCCATCGAGGAActcaacaaaacaaagaaagaaaaacagtCCCTACTCGATAAGATAAAGAAATTGGAAGCAGAAAAAGATGAGACTGCTG ATAATCTATCAATTTGTTCCGAATTGCTGCTTCGAATAGACTCGATGGTCCTTGGCAGCGTGATTAACCCTGCAGAGGCATCTAACTTTAGAAGTTTGGTGTTAAGCCACAAACTGAGTGTGGCTGATATCTTTAATGTCATCTCACATAAAAGAGATTCTGATCTTCTCCGAGAACTTCGTCACTTTTCAGATCAAAGCAAAAA GAATGGTTTTCATGTTATTCACATTTGCACAGAAATGACACCATTGGTCTCTAGAGGATCTGTAGCATCATATGTAACCGGCATATCTCGCGCACTTCAAAGAAAAGGCCACCTTGCGGAGGTTATATTGCCCAA GTATACATGTTTAAACCTAGATGAAGTGCAAGGGTTGCGTGAAGTTAATGTGGAGGCTTACTCGTATTTTAACGGTCAATTACATGGAAACAAAATTTGGACCGG TGTTGTTTATGGCATTGGAATCACTTTGATCGAGCCATTGGACTATTCATCCTTTTTCAGCCGTGAGATGATATATGGTTACCCGGATGATTTTGAAAG GTTCTCTTACTTTTGTCGCGCCTCACTGGATTATATAGTAAAATGTGGGAAGCAGCCTGACATACTGCATTTACATAACTGGGAAACTGCCATTGTTGGGCCCCTTTTCTGGGATATATTTGTTAACAAG GGACTTGGAGGAACCAGAATATTACTGACATGCCATGACTTCAATTCACAG GGTATTGAGAAACCAAATAAATTGGCCTTATGTGGACTTGATCCTTCGAGTCTTCATCGCCCTGACCGTCTCCAAGACAACACTAACACACAATTTATCAATATTTTAAAG GGTGGAGTTGTCTATTCAAACAGGGTTGTCATAATGTCATCTATCCATCCAAAGCACTCAATTGTTCGTAATTTGAGTCATGAACTGAAACCTACTTTAAATGATCATGA GGACAAGTTGACCTTAGCTCCTTATGGATTTGAGAAAACAACATGGGATCCTTCGACGGACTATTTTCTTCCAGAAAATTTTAATGCTGAAAATATAAATGGAAAAGCTGTTTGCAAAGTTGCATTGCTGCAGCGGCTAGGGTTATCTGGACATTCTTCTATTATTCTT GTTGGATGCAATTTTCCAGAAGGAGCTGATATTGATGAGAAAAAGATGAAGGATATCGTTTTGAATACTAAGCAGCATGTCCAG TTTATATTTATGGAGACCAGTGAAAGACCAACCTTGAATCAGGCACTAGAATCACTTCAGAAGGAACTCAAG GATGAtgataatattaaatttgtgcGTGCATATGATGAAGCTCTATTGCATCTATTATTCGCAGGATCTGACATTATACTGTGTCAATCATTTCTTGATCCTACAGATGAAACCCCT CTCAAAGCTTTAAGGTATGGAGCAGCTCCAATAGCAATTGGCCCCGAGGCTCACACAAACAG GGTGATATCTTTTGATAGGAACTTCATACACCATGACCAAGAGGCCACTAAGTACTCAAAGTTAATCAACAATACCTTTGGAAACATGTCACTTGACCTTGCCATTGATGAAATT AGGAGTAATCCATCAAAGTGGAAGAGAAGAATAATGGACGCAATGGCACATGATTTATCATGGGATGGTGAATGCTATGAAGTTCATGTGGCAGCTTACTCAGCTATAAAGAATATGTGA
- the LOC123904935 gene encoding probable starch synthase 4, chloroplastic/amyloplastic isoform X3: MVLGSVINPAEASNFRSLVLSHKLSVADIFNVISHKRDSDLLRELRHFSDQSKKNGFHVIHICTEMTPLVSRGSVASYVTGISRALQRKGHLAEVILPKYTCLNLDEVQGLREVNVEAYSYFNGQLHGNKIWTGVVYGIGITLIEPLDYSSFFSREMIYGYPDDFERFSYFCRASLDYIVKCGKQPDILHLHNWETAIVGPLFWDIFVNKGLGGTRILLTCHDFNSQGIEKPNKLALCGLDPSSLHRPDRLQDNTNTQFINILKGGVVYSNRVVIMSSIHPKHSIVRNLSHELKPTLNDHEDKLTLAPYGFEKTTWDPSTDYFLPENFNAENINGKAVCKVALLQRLGLSGHSSIILVGCNFPEGADIDEKKMKDIVLNTKQHVQFIFMETSERPTLNQALESLQKELKDDDNIKFVRAYDEALLHLLFAGSDIILCQSFLDPTDETPLKALRYGAAPIAIGPEAHTNRVISFDRNFIHHDQEATKYSKLINNTFGNMSLDLAIDEIRSNPSKWKRRIMDAMAHDLSWDGECYEVHVAAYSAIKNM, from the exons ATGGTCCTTGGCAGCGTGATTAACCCTGCAGAGGCATCTAACTTTAGAAGTTTGGTGTTAAGCCACAAACTGAGTGTGGCTGATATCTTTAATGTCATCTCACATAAAAGAGATTCTGATCTTCTCCGAGAACTTCGTCACTTTTCAGATCAAAGCAAAAA GAATGGTTTTCATGTTATTCACATTTGCACAGAAATGACACCATTGGTCTCTAGAGGATCTGTAGCATCATATGTAACCGGCATATCTCGCGCACTTCAAAGAAAAGGCCACCTTGCGGAGGTTATATTGCCCAA GTATACATGTTTAAACCTAGATGAAGTGCAAGGGTTGCGTGAAGTTAATGTGGAGGCTTACTCGTATTTTAACGGTCAATTACATGGAAACAAAATTTGGACCGG TGTTGTTTATGGCATTGGAATCACTTTGATCGAGCCATTGGACTATTCATCCTTTTTCAGCCGTGAGATGATATATGGTTACCCGGATGATTTTGAAAG GTTCTCTTACTTTTGTCGCGCCTCACTGGATTATATAGTAAAATGTGGGAAGCAGCCTGACATACTGCATTTACATAACTGGGAAACTGCCATTGTTGGGCCCCTTTTCTGGGATATATTTGTTAACAAG GGACTTGGAGGAACCAGAATATTACTGACATGCCATGACTTCAATTCACAG GGTATTGAGAAACCAAATAAATTGGCCTTATGTGGACTTGATCCTTCGAGTCTTCATCGCCCTGACCGTCTCCAAGACAACACTAACACACAATTTATCAATATTTTAAAG GGTGGAGTTGTCTATTCAAACAGGGTTGTCATAATGTCATCTATCCATCCAAAGCACTCAATTGTTCGTAATTTGAGTCATGAACTGAAACCTACTTTAAATGATCATGA GGACAAGTTGACCTTAGCTCCTTATGGATTTGAGAAAACAACATGGGATCCTTCGACGGACTATTTTCTTCCAGAAAATTTTAATGCTGAAAATATAAATGGAAAAGCTGTTTGCAAAGTTGCATTGCTGCAGCGGCTAGGGTTATCTGGACATTCTTCTATTATTCTT GTTGGATGCAATTTTCCAGAAGGAGCTGATATTGATGAGAAAAAGATGAAGGATATCGTTTTGAATACTAAGCAGCATGTCCAG TTTATATTTATGGAGACCAGTGAAAGACCAACCTTGAATCAGGCACTAGAATCACTTCAGAAGGAACTCAAG GATGAtgataatattaaatttgtgcGTGCATATGATGAAGCTCTATTGCATCTATTATTCGCAGGATCTGACATTATACTGTGTCAATCATTTCTTGATCCTACAGATGAAACCCCT CTCAAAGCTTTAAGGTATGGAGCAGCTCCAATAGCAATTGGCCCCGAGGCTCACACAAACAG GGTGATATCTTTTGATAGGAACTTCATACACCATGACCAAGAGGCCACTAAGTACTCAAAGTTAATCAACAATACCTTTGGAAACATGTCACTTGACCTTGCCATTGATGAAATT AGGAGTAATCCATCAAAGTGGAAGAGAAGAATAATGGACGCAATGGCACATGATTTATCATGGGATGGTGAATGCTATGAAGTTCATGTGGCAGCTTACTCAGCTATAAAGAATATGTGA